From one Mycobacterium colombiense CECT 3035 genomic stretch:
- a CDS encoding PPOX class F420-dependent oxidoreductase encodes MMGRLNTVARIYLIAVTAATAIVTAGIGIWCLVEPASFADAVGFEAHRHFLHDVGAFQLGLGVILLLALIWSDALATALAGFLVANTVHTVNHIVDLDVGGSAAQVWALGAVSVALVLALVLRLRQLGYVLGTVGAATDSALAPFVRQKTISLTTFRKNGDPGASPVSIVVDGDRAYFRSFERAVKVRRIRRNPRIEFAAATGSGKPTGPALCGTARRLDGAEYAKAARLLRQKYPILHGVLVPLAHRLMRSKYGRTTHFELTPAPEFAR; translated from the coding sequence ATGATGGGTCGCTTGAATACGGTGGCGCGGATCTACCTGATCGCGGTGACAGCAGCCACGGCGATCGTCACCGCAGGGATCGGCATCTGGTGCCTGGTCGAGCCGGCGTCATTCGCCGATGCCGTCGGCTTCGAAGCGCACCGGCACTTCCTACATGACGTGGGTGCCTTCCAGCTGGGCCTCGGCGTCATCCTGCTTCTTGCGCTGATCTGGTCCGACGCGTTGGCTACGGCGCTCGCCGGATTCCTCGTGGCCAACACCGTGCACACGGTCAATCACATTGTGGACCTCGACGTGGGTGGTTCCGCCGCGCAAGTGTGGGCCCTTGGTGCGGTGTCTGTGGCGTTGGTTCTGGCGTTGGTGTTGCGGCTGCGTCAGCTCGGCTATGTGCTGGGAACCGTTGGCGCGGCGACCGATTCGGCATTGGCACCGTTCGTGCGGCAGAAGACCATCTCGCTCACCACCTTTCGTAAGAACGGCGACCCCGGCGCTAGTCCGGTCAGCATCGTGGTGGACGGCGACCGCGCCTACTTTCGCAGTTTTGAGCGAGCGGTCAAAGTGCGCCGGATCCGGCGCAATCCGAGGATCGAATTCGCGGCGGCGACGGGGTCCGGCAAACCGACGGGACCCGCGCTGTGCGGCACCGCACGCCGGTTGGATGGAGCCGAATACGCAAAAGCGGCGCGTCTGCTGCGGCAAAAGTATCCGATCCTGCACGGCGTGTTGGTGCCGCTGGCGCACCGGCTCATGCGGTCCAAATATGGCCGCACCACACACTTCGAGTTGACGCCGGCACCCGAGTTCGCCCGCTAA
- a CDS encoding helix-turn-helix domain-containing protein, translated as MSVAVYSAEQVADILGLHVRTVRGYVRDGRLRAVRMGKQYRITDRDLRVFTGSVPDEPASSPHAYVSTVVHIDNVDRLTMDRITAHLTAAAISDSRHPAQLNVHSTYDESACRLTIFVVGDPESTAAVVGLIGALTRQDET; from the coding sequence GTGAGCGTTGCTGTGTATTCGGCTGAACAGGTTGCCGACATTCTGGGACTGCACGTACGCACAGTGCGCGGATACGTCCGCGACGGCCGCCTGCGCGCCGTGCGGATGGGCAAGCAGTACCGGATCACCGACCGGGACTTGCGCGTTTTCACCGGCTCGGTGCCCGACGAGCCGGCCAGCAGCCCGCATGCGTACGTCTCGACTGTCGTGCACATCGACAATGTCGACCGCCTCACGATGGACCGGATCACCGCACATCTCACCGCTGCGGCGATCAGCGACTCCCGTCACCCGGCCCAGCTCAACGTCCACTCGACCTACGACGAATCTGCTTGCCGTCTCACCATTTTCGTCGTCGGCGACCCAGAGTCCACGGCAGCTGTGGTCGGATTGATTGGCGCCTTGACACGTCAGGATGAGACGTGA
- a CDS encoding alpha/beta fold hydrolase: MSTGVYRSLSGQEAVERSYRDHLQRWTVPLRHRTVATCEGETFVLDCGSANAPPVVLLHGAGSNSAIWQADAPRWSQNHRLYMVDVIGEPGLSAPSRPSLDSEGYALWLDDVLDELGVDAPALVGVSLGGWLAIDYAIRRPGRVERLALLAPGVSAVNATGRSWQRWPLCRSESAPHDWPFRLHLDRAAFLPLSSTTCW; encoded by the coding sequence GTGAGCACCGGCGTCTACCGCTCCTTATCTGGGCAGGAGGCGGTCGAGCGTAGCTACCGGGATCACCTCCAGCGATGGACGGTGCCGCTGCGGCACCGCACCGTCGCCACGTGTGAGGGCGAGACCTTCGTCTTGGACTGCGGATCCGCCAATGCGCCACCGGTGGTGTTGCTGCACGGCGCGGGGAGCAACAGCGCGATCTGGCAGGCAGATGCGCCGCGCTGGTCGCAGAACCACAGGCTGTACATGGTCGATGTCATCGGCGAGCCTGGACTGAGCGCGCCCTCCCGGCCCTCCCTTGACTCTGAGGGCTATGCGCTATGGCTTGACGACGTACTCGACGAACTTGGCGTCGACGCACCTGCTCTGGTGGGGGTCTCGTTGGGTGGGTGGCTGGCTATCGATTACGCGATCCGCCGGCCCGGCCGCGTCGAACGACTGGCTCTGCTGGCCCCGGGGGTGTCGGCCGTCAACGCTACGGGGCGGTCCTGGCAGCGCTGGCCCTTATGCCGTTCGGAGAGCGCGCCACACGACTGGCCCTTCAGATTGCACTTGGACCGGGCAGCATTCCTGCCCCTGTCATCGACTACATGCTGGTGA
- a CDS encoding cutinase family protein, with product MSSLRTICYLATAAMAAWAGTICAPTPPASADPCPNVEVVFARGTGEPPGVGGIGQAFVDALGSRVGGKSVGVYPVNYEASSDFNGGVAFARTVVDGIRDAGTHIESTASNCPNTRVVLGGYSQGAAVAGFVTSATVPKEIPQEFVAYVPQPMPPSVANHVAAVVLFGTPSNEFLRGAGAPPITIGPLYAPKTIQLCAPDDTVCNGAPPGPPGIAHTMYAANGMVGQGADFAASHL from the coding sequence ATGAGCTCGCTACGAACCATTTGTTACCTCGCTACCGCGGCAATGGCGGCGTGGGCGGGGACAATCTGCGCACCCACCCCGCCGGCCTCCGCCGACCCGTGTCCCAACGTTGAAGTCGTGTTCGCCCGAGGCACCGGCGAGCCGCCCGGTGTCGGCGGGATCGGGCAGGCGTTCGTCGATGCGCTCGGGTCACGGGTGGGTGGAAAGTCGGTCGGGGTCTATCCGGTCAACTACGAGGCGAGTAGCGACTTCAACGGCGGCGTCGCATTCGCCAGAACCGTCGTGGATGGGATCAGGGACGCCGGCACGCACATCGAGTCCACGGCGTCGAATTGTCCGAACACCCGAGTAGTGCTCGGCGGGTACTCCCAGGGCGCCGCCGTGGCCGGATTCGTCACCTCGGCGACCGTGCCAAAGGAGATCCCGCAGGAGTTTGTGGCCTACGTACCTCAGCCGATGCCGCCGTCGGTGGCGAATCATGTTGCCGCGGTGGTCCTGTTCGGAACTCCGTCCAATGAGTTCCTGCGCGGTGCCGGCGCGCCGCCGATCACGATTGGTCCCCTCTACGCGCCCAAGACCATCCAGCTGTGCGCCCCGGACGACACCGTCTGCAACGGCGCGCCTCCTGGACCGCCCGGCATCGCGCACACCATGTACGCGGCCAACGGAATGGTGGGCCAGGGCGCGGACTTCGCTGCAAGTCACCTTTAG